The window GCTTCATCGTCCAGGAACATTTCCCGAAGGCCCCGAACACGATCGGCCTCGAAAGCGGTCCGCTGTTCGGCGTGCAGTTCAGCTCGACGCCCTGTTCGGACCTCAACACCCATTACACGCCGGGCGGCAGCTTCCTGATGGACGCCGTCACCCAGTTGCAGCGCATGGTCGCCGCGCAGATCGGCCCGAAGCGTTCGCCGCTGGGCCTCTCGGCCGATCCGGGCGGCATCCCGCTCTACAAGAATGGCGTCGTCGTCGGCGGCCTCGGCGTGATGTCCGACGGTCTCTACAGCTATGACGGCAATTCGGTCGCGCCCGACAATGATCCGGACGAGTTCATCGCCCTTGCCGGCTCGATCGGTTACGAGGCGCCCGACGCGATCCGCGCGAACCGCATCTCGATCGACGGCACCCTGCTCGCCTATAGCGAAGCGACCACCGACGGGCTGCGCAGCAACCCGGCCAATGCCCGCGCTTTCACCGCGATCAACGGCACGCTGGGCAGCCTGACCCCGGTGCGCGGCTATTATGCGCAGACGGGCGCGGCCGCTCTGCTCGATGGCACGACCTACGGCACCGAAGCCTCGGGCGTCCGCCTTGCGACCGCCGCCGAACATAGCGCCGGCACGGTCATCACCAACCCGGATGCCTTCATCCTGACCGACGGATCGGGCAATAACCGCTTCCCGATCCGCGCCGGCACCGACGCCGCCGAAGTCGCGCAGCCGCTGACCGCCGCCGAAGTCCGCGCGATCCAGGAAGAAGCCTTCCTGGTGATGTCGAAGGCGCGCGCCGCGATCCGCAAGCCCGATGACAGCCGTGCGCAGGTCTCGCTCTCGATCGTCGACACGCGCGGCTCGATCCTCGCGGTCGTCCGTTCGCCCGACGCCCCGATCTTCGGCATCGACGTGTCGCTCGAAAAGGCGCGCACCGCCGCCTTCTTCTCGAACCCGCGCGCCGCGGCCGACCTTACCGGCAATCCCAATCCGGGCGTCGAGGGCAGCCCCTCGGTCGCGAGCTATGTCGCCGCGATGCAGAGCTTCACCGCGCAGAACAACATCCTGAGCGGCGGCTACGGCGTCTCTGATCGCTGGCTGGGTCTTGTCGCCCGCCCCTATTTCCCG is drawn from Sphingomonas crocodyli and contains these coding sequences:
- a CDS encoding heme-binding protein, which produces MKVSRLTAFVTSLSFALASCGGGGSSSNSNGGLPPSTATPDITITSSVFTAPSAQNLTSADVGKIIAQSAEEAAARGKPAVIAVTDRVGNVLGVFTMNGAPKILTVGTQASERTVTRGDLEGLVQGPPAAAPDASVLVAGAIAKAVTGAYLSSSGNAFSTRTASFIVQEHFPKAPNTIGLESGPLFGVQFSSTPCSDLNTHYTPGGSFLMDAVTQLQRMVAAQIGPKRSPLGLSADPGGIPLYKNGVVVGGLGVMSDGLYSYDGNSVAPDNDPDEFIALAGSIGYEAPDAIRANRISIDGTLLAYSEATTDGLRSNPANARAFTAINGTLGSLTPVRGYYAQTGAAALLDGTTYGTEASGVRLATAAEHSAGTVITNPDAFILTDGSGNNRFPIRAGTDAAEVAQPLTAAEVRAIQEEAFLVMSKARAAIRKPDDSRAQVSLSIVDTRGSILAVVRSPDAPIFGIDVSLEKARTAAFFSNPRAAADLTGNPNPGVEGSPSVASYVAAMQSFTAQNNILSGGYGVSDRWLGLVARPYFPDGEVGKPNGPLSRPFSAWSPFSVGLQSTLVTPNILQHVGFILGGATDTPQRCTTTPAISGTAQNRLQNGIQIFPGGTPIYRGNVLVGAIGISGDGIDQDDMISFLGTFNGSQRPLSVGLSPLAMRASQISFSQANGAKLPYVQCPVQEFVGTSATLDICSGK